One Aegilops tauschii subsp. strangulata cultivar AL8/78 chromosome 7, Aet v6.0, whole genome shotgun sequence genomic window carries:
- the LOC109764048 gene encoding L-type lectin-domain containing receptor kinase IX.1-like, with product MGSRRRPTPTTLVLVLLLHLYYAPRWAFSLSFSLNFSDPSAGSWVDLDGDAYIAPPRLELTKNVLSSVGRASYRHKVPLWNGATGEMASFATNFSFRIMPEKAGLNGTGGDGMAFFLAHFPSEIPPSSKGGGLGLLPAFTNGTGRTRVVAVEFDTLRNSHYADINGNHVGIDISSVNSVASTDTTTRPGRNLTSSYVMVATVRYHNESRMLAVDLLIDGALYQVNATVDLSRCLPEEVAVGFSAATGDASELHQILSWSFSSTLPPLPTRNNHKKLVIILLSVLVPFLLLLVCAAVVLRRRRKKMRANKDSQERCVNRADLERGVAAGGPRRYTYHELVAATKHFAEEEKLGRGGFGSVYRGHLTLTPATAGHRAVAVKMLSAESSAQGRKEFEAEVRIISRLKHRNLVQLLGWCDSRKGLLLVYELVTEGSLDRHLYSKGGRYLTWPQRYKIILGLGSALHYLHGEWEQCIVHGDIKPSNIMLDSSMSTKLGDFGLARLVDHDTGLLQTTKAVLGTIGYIDPEFVNTRRPCTESDVYSFGVVLLEIVSGRRPVMETAGKSFTLVRWVWGLYGRNVILDAVDERLRGDEANDRWMVRVLVVGLWCAHPDRSKRPSVAQAMHVLQSDEVRLPALALQMWTVPDPTSSSGPYEAFSLDSSTCSSSCARSSLVNTDDASLSSGSSSTALLRHSKGLAN from the coding sequence ATGGGCTCCCGCCGTCGTCCTACTCCTACCACCCTAGTCCTGGTGCTGCTGCTACACCTCTACTACGCGCCGCGCTGGGCCTTCTCGCTCTCCTTCAGCCTCAACTTTTCCGACCCCAGCGCCGGCTCGTGGGTCGACCTGGATGGCGATGCATACATCGCTCCGCCGAGGCTCGAGCTGACGAAAAACGTCCTGAGCAGCGTCGGCCGGGCGTCGTACCGACACAAAGTACCGCTGTGGAACGGCGCCACCGGCGAGATGGCCAGCTTCGCCACCAACTTCTCCTTCCGAATCATGCCGGAGAAGGCCGGCCTGAATGGGACAGGAGGCGACGGGATGGCCTTCTTCCTTGCGCATTTCCCTTCGGAGATCCCGCCCAGCAGCAAaggcggcggcctcggcctcctccCGGCCTTCACCAACGGGACGGGCCGCACCCGGGTCGTGGCCGTGGAGTTCGACACTCTCCGCAACTCGCACTATGCCGACATCAACGGCAACCATGTCGGCATCGACATCAGCTCCGTCAACTCCGTGGCGTCCACAGACACGACGACGAGGCCGGGCAGGAACCTCACGTCATCCTATGTTATGGTGGCCACCGTGAGGTACCATAACGAGTCCCGGATGCTGGCCGTTGATCTCCTCATCGACGGTGCCTTGTACCAGGTCAATGCAACCGTCGATCTCAGCAGATGCTTACCGGAGGAGGTTGCTGTCGGCTTCTCCGCCGCGACCGGCGACGCCTCCGAGCTGCACCAAATACtgtcatggtcatttagctccaCTCTACCTCCTCTTCCGACTAGGAACAACCACAAAAAGTTAGTAATTATCCTACTATCTGTGCTAGTCCCATTTCTCCTTTTATTAGTATGTGCGGCCGTGGTGCTACGGCGGCGTCGCAAGAAAATGAGAGCAAATAAGGACAGCCAAGAACGGTGTGTCAACAGAGCTGACCTCGAGAGAGGTGTGGCTGCTGGCGGTCCCAGACGGTACACCTACCACGAGCTGGTTGCGGCAACGAAACACTTCGCGGAGGAGGAGAAGCTCGGACGAGGCGGCTTCGGTAGCGTTTACCGGGGTCACCTCACGCTCACACCCGCAACCGCCGGCCATCGTGCGGTGGCGGTAAAGATGTTGTCGGCGGAGTCGTCGGCGCAGGGGAGGAAGGAGTTTGAGGCCGAGGTGAGGATCATCAGCAGACTGAAGCATCGGAACCTTGTGCAACTGTTGGGTTGGTGCGACAGCCGCAAGGGTCTTCTGCTCGTCTACGAGCTCGTCACAGAGGGCAGCCTAGACAGGCACCTCTACAGCAAGGGCGGCAGGTACCTGACATGGCCACAGAGGTACAAGATAATCCTTGGCTTGGGATCGGCGCTACACTACCTCCATGGAGAGTGGGAGCAGTGCATCGTGCACGGCGACATTAAGCCCAGCAACATCATGCTTGACTCCTCCATGAGCACCAAGCTCGGGGACTTCGGTTTAGCCAGGCTCGTGGACCACGACACGGGGTTGCTGCAGACCACCAAGGCCGTGCTCGGCACCATCGGCTACATCGACCCGGAGTTCGTCAACACGCGTCGGCCGTGCACCGAGTCGGACGTTTACAGCTTCGGTGTCGTCCTCTTGGAGATCGTATCCGGCCGGCGGCCGGTGATGGAGACCGCGGGGAAATCCTTCACACTGGTCAGGTGGGTGTGGGGCCTGTACGGCAGGAACGTGATCCTCGACGCGGTGGATGAGCGGCTGAGGGGTGACGAGGCCAACGACCGGTGGATGGTGCGGGTGCTCGTCGTTGGGCTCTGGTGCGCGCACCCGGACCGGAGCAAGCGGCCGTCTGTTGCCCAGGCCATGCACGTCCTGCAGTCCGACGAGGTGAGGCTACCAGCGCTCGCGCTGCAGATGTGGACTGTGCCGGACCCCACATCATCCTCTGGCCCGTATGAAGCCTTCTCCCTTGATAGCTCCACATGCAGCTCCAGTTGTGCTCGCTCTTCTTTGGTCAACACCGATGACGCCAGTCTTTCTTCAGGGTCGTCCTCAACTGCATTGCTACGACATTCCAAGGGCCTAGCTAACTGA
- the LOC109764047 gene encoding uncharacterized protein, protein MGSDASFPRWGSCSLHGLNIEVRAGLDKDTLPGGGSGIRITPHFWGEGPVAEAEAKLGFPVHAGYSEARALIGEGATADLRRLSRQAQGMLAEMFASITVGDRDELLGAAARPRVVQLQLSPELALWKSTQHAIGNVLPPKGKALRQASPQVLAQLGATDWPAALTTNNALFGGCMSNMLIGAADVRIMFSNYVTDMAVNYEYGYSHVFPTLHGLVQNALADAHALGTPYCRQRREAVAVGLPYIQDKIALEVANKTWLKDRSAQMDRRAAQVIYLFDSSVLGIGAEATARGFDAGAIMSDLVLSINSHDVIDVGSDLVNSEIMNSFLNVADIAASGVVSEPALRAIYDAYAATGARAFTQRWHEPSARMVDNEIAWHICNDRHMLFRRALLGWPKARKSPARPQREADFDEVFDADFRTTGFSRPLDPEYACDGEETCNHVRRFLLDREDEDQQLLGALWWSLVIGPLEYVRQGEVDEQREEHLAESVRLQLVQIFSKGLVDEMAWLLAHASHHAWQVNYLYEAAMFGSILDGGALTGRLDRAEEGEQVVHVGLG, encoded by the coding sequence ATGGGCTCGGACGCATCCTTCCCTCGATGGGGTAGCTGCTCTCTCCATGGCCTCAACATTGAGGTCCGGGCGGGGCTGGACAAAGACACTCTccccggcggcggcagcggcattAGAATCACTCCGCATTTCTGGGGCGAGGGTCCggtggccgaggccgaggccaAGCTTGGCTTCCCCGTGCACGCGGGCTACTCGGAGGCGAGGGCCTTGATCGGTGAGGGAGCCACGGCGGATCTGAGAAGGCTGTCACGCCAGGCCCAAGGCATGCTGGCGGAGATGTTTGCTAGCATCACCGTCGGCGACAGGGACGAGCTGTTGGGTGCAGCGGCGCGGCCCAGGGTGGTGCAGTTGCAGCTATCGCCGGAGCTGGCGCTGTGGAAAAGCACCCAACACGCAATCGGCAACGTGCTCCCCCCTAAGGGCAAGGCGCTGAGGCAAGCCTCGCCGCAGGTGCTCGCCCAGCTGGGCGCTACCGACTGGCCCGCGGCCCTGACGACCAACAATGCCCTGTTCGGCGGCTGCATGTCCAACATGCTCATTGGCGCAGCAGACGTGCGCATCATGTTCTCCAACTATGTGACCGACATGGCCGTTAACTACGAGTACGGGTACAGCCACGTGTTCCCCACGCTCCACGGGCTGGTGCAGAACGCGCTCGCCGACGCCCACGCGTTGGGCACCCCTTACTGCCGGCAGCGCCGTGAGGCCGTCGCCGTTGGCCTCCCGTACATCCAGGACAAGATTGCGCTGGAGGTGGCGAACAAGACATGGCTTAAGGACCGCTCCGCACAGATGGATCGCCGTGCCGCCCAGGTCATCTACCTGTTCGACAGCAGCGTGCTCGGCATTGGAGCCGAGGCCACGGCCCGGGGCTTCGACGCCGGCGCCATCATGAGCGACCTCGTCTTGAGCATCAACAGCCACGACGTCATCGACGTGGGCTCCGACCTGGTGAACTCTGAGATCATGAACTCGTTCCTCAACGTGGCCGACATCGCCGCCTCGGGCGTGGTGAGCGAGCCGGCGCTCCGGGCCATCTACGACGCATACGCCGCCACGGGCGCACGGGCCTTCACCCAAAGGTGGCACGAGCCCTCAGCCCGGATGGTCGACAATGAAATCGCGTGGCACATCTGCAACGACCGGCACATGCTCTTCCGCCGCGCCCTCCTGGGATGGCCCAAGGCGCGCAAGTCGCCGGCGCGGCCCCAGCGCGAGGCGGACTTCGACGAGGTGTTCGACGCCGACTTCCGCACCACCGGCTTCAGCAGGCCCCTGGACCCCGAGTACGCCTGCGACGGCGAGGAAACCTGCAACCATGTGCGGCGGTTCCTCCTCGACCGCGAGGACGAGGACCAGCAGCTGCTTGGCGCCCTCTGGTGGTCCCTCGTCATCGGCCCGCTGGAGTACGTCCGGCAGGGCGAGGTGGACGAGCAGCGCGAGGAGCACCTCGCCGAATCCGTGCGCCTGCAGCTGGTCCAGATCTTCTCCAAGGGTCTCGTCGACGAAATGGCCTGGCTCCTCGCCCATGCGAGCCACCACGCCTGGCAGGTGAACTACCTGTACGAGGCCGCCATGTTCGGCAGCATCCTGGACGGGGGCGCCTTGACGGGCAGGCTCGACCGGGCAGAGGAGGGGGAGCAAGTCGTCCACGTCGGCCTCGGCTGA